The Flaviramulus sp. BrNp1-15 genome includes the window AACTACTTGCTGAAGCTACTAAATTAGATAAGCAAGGTATGTTGACAGACCAAATTAAAATGATGAAGCAAAACATGAAGCGTTCTGCTGGTCCAAATCAACATTACGGAACTGGCAGGTCTTTAAGAGCACAAAAAAGACGCGGTTAGAATAAAATCTATCGATATATAAAAAAGCCTCAAAGTTTTACTTTGAGGCTTTTTATTTTATATTAAAGGCGACCAAAGTCTACAATAGGATTCCTTTAATTTATCAAATTTAGAGCGTTTTAAATAGGTTACATAATCTACCTCATTACTTTCTTTTATATCATCTAAAAAATGTTGTTTTAGCAGTATACTATTCTCTTTGTCATAAATTAAAGAATTGATTTCAAAATTTATATTAAAACTCCTGTAATCCATATTTGATGTACCTACTGTAGAAAATATATCATCTACCACCATAGTTTTAGCATGTACAAATCCTTTACTGTATTTATAAACTTTAATATTGGCCCTTAGCAAACATTCTAAATAAGAGTTAGAAGCGTGTTTTACAACCCAAGAATCTGATTTTTCTGGAATCATTAACCTAACATCTACTCCACTTTTTGCAGCAATTTGCAATGCAGTAATTATTTCGTCATTAGGAACAAAATAAGGTGTTGTGATATAGACATAATCTGTAGCCGTAATAATAGCGGTTAATATAACTTCCATAATATTAGCCCAATCTGTATCTGGACCACTTGCAGCAATTTGTAAACCTATTTGTTTTTGTTTTTCTTCTACTTCTGGAAAATAAGATTTGTATATTTTTGGTTGTTCATCTGAAACAAAATCCCAGGTAGAAAAAAAATGGATTTGTATCGATTTAACTGCATCACCAGTAATTCTTAAATGTGTATCTCTCCAATATCTTGTATCATTTTCATTAAGATATTCATCTCCAACATTAATTCCACCAACATATCCAATTCTACCATCAATAACCGCTATTTTTCGATGATTTCTATAATTCATTTTCCCTGTAAATCTTGAAAATAAAACAGGCATAAACGGGTGATGCAACACACCAGAATTCGTTAATTTAGCTTTCATTCTACCAGAAATCTTACTACCTACATCATCATAACTCAATCTTACTTCTATACCTTCCTTAGCTTTTTCACATAATAAATTAAGAAGTTTTGTGCCTATGGTGTCATCTTTTACTATGTAATATTCTAAATGCACATGATGTTTAGCAGATTCTATATCTTCAATTAGACGTTTAAATTTAACATCTCCATTTTTCAAGATATCAATTTTATTATTTAAAGTAAGAGGCTCATTTTCATTACTATGCATCAATTTAACTAACCTAACTTTCTCGTCTAAATAATCATTAACCCGTTCTAGCTCTTTTTTGTTAAGCTCTAACTCTTTATTAATAGCTTTTACTACATTTTTATTTAGAATATGCTTCCTTGTGAAGATTTTATTTTTTCGATACTCCTGACCAAATAAATAATAAACAAGAACACCCAAAAAAGGAAAGAACACCAAAACTATTATATATGATAATGTTTTGGTGGGATTTATATTTTTAAGAAGAATAGTTATTACAGCTGAAACTGCAATTATATAATTTAAAATTATAAGTATACTCCAGAGGTTATTCTTTACATATTCCAGCATATCAATAGTTATTGATAATAGCCTTCTTTAGGGATTTCAATTAAATATGATTTTCTGGATTTGTTATTTAAATGGGGCTCGCGCAACCACGGGTTATGAAGTTTTAAAATCTTGTAATTGATGTTAAAATTTTGTGCAAACTTTGAAAAATCAGTCACTGCAGTATCTACTTCAATTTTATAGGTTGGAATATTTTGATACAAATCTTTTTCTCTAAAGTTAAAACCATATTTGGCTGGATGTGATAAAATTTCTTTTAGCGCAACAATTCTAAACAAATAACGTCCGGTTTCTTCGCCTAATAACAAATCATAATAATCAGATACATTTTGCTCTTTCAAACGTCTAGAAACACCAGCGTTACCAGCATTATAAGCAGCAGCTGCAAGTGTCCATGAACCCAATTCTTCTTTAGATTTTAATAAATATTTACAAGCGACTTCTGTAGCTTTTTCTAGGTTATAACGCTCATCAACATTTTTATTAACCTCTAAACCGTTTTCTCTTCCTGTTGCTGGCATAATTTGCCATAC containing:
- the cls gene encoding cardiolipin synthase; this encodes MLEYVKNNLWSILIILNYIIAVSAVITILLKNINPTKTLSYIIVLVFFPFLGVLVYYLFGQEYRKNKIFTRKHILNKNVVKAINKELELNKKELERVNDYLDEKVRLVKLMHSNENEPLTLNNKIDILKNGDVKFKRLIEDIESAKHHVHLEYYIVKDDTIGTKLLNLLCEKAKEGIEVRLSYDDVGSKISGRMKAKLTNSGVLHHPFMPVLFSRFTGKMNYRNHRKIAVIDGRIGYVGGINVGDEYLNENDTRYWRDTHLRITGDAVKSIQIHFFSTWDFVSDEQPKIYKSYFPEVEEKQKQIGLQIAASGPDTDWANIMEVILTAIITATDYVYITTPYFVPNDEIITALQIAAKSGVDVRLMIPEKSDSWVVKHASNSYLECLLRANIKVYKYSKGFVHAKTMVVDDIFSTVGTSNMDYRSFNINFEINSLIYDKENSILLKQHFLDDIKESNEVDYVTYLKRSKFDKLKESYCRLWSPLI
- a CDS encoding lytic transglycosylase domain-containing protein, whose translation is MKLIQKALAFVGLLSLCALFIYALQDAPTDENFETKLINDYNVYALQVPENLDFAGESMPLKNPDILERMDRELLVNTYWQSNGLLMFKRAKKYFPIIEPILAKHGIPDDFKYLAVIESGLTNAVSPAGARGVWQIMPATGRENGLEVNKNVDERYNLEKATEVACKYLLKSKEELGSWTLAAAAYNAGNAGVSRRLKEQNVSDYYDLLLGEETGRYLFRIVALKEILSHPAKYGFNFREKDLYQNIPTYKIEVDTAVTDFSKFAQNFNINYKILKLHNPWLREPHLNNKSRKSYLIEIPKEGYYQ